From one Mytilus edulis chromosome 1, xbMytEdul2.2, whole genome shotgun sequence genomic stretch:
- the LOC139486333 gene encoding large ribosomal subunit protein mL64-like has translation MAASMVKISLLTSFLAKNNSTRLLQKIYRNKQYCRHASTKEAQEPQTLPEELETFEEKEWVIERLRNFSNLPQHLQDKEHGKLPDRERLEEMTFKDNTKRKIFLRKLYAKYGSAIDIDQGVCWPSKEELEEIKEDDKFFEPSFQQLLADLKEEKRKEAEFNMNVLTKVEKGMAKMDTLIKDFNARQLKELEKEEEAETRRKEMMELAEEYYGYAVKPRSPEFIKFMEMKRNEEKVAKKALKQASRNKRSSPQIQQEAAKS, from the exons ATGGCAGCCTCCATGGTGAAAATCAGTTTGCTAACTTCTTTCTTGGCAAAGAATAATAGCACTCGCTTACTGCAGAAAATATATAGGAACAAACAATATTGCCGACATGCTAGTACTAAGGAGGCACAAGAACCACAAACACTCCCAGAAGAATTAGAAACATTCGAAGAAAAAGAGTGGGTGATAGAAAGGTTGAGAAATTTTTCTAATTTGCCTCAACACCTTCAAGACAAGGAACATGGAAAATTACCAGATAgagaaagacttgaagaaatgaCTTTTAAAGATAACACTAAGAGGAAAATATTTCTGAGAAAGCTTTATGCTAAGTATGGAAGTGCTATTGACATTGACCAAGGAGTTTGCTGGCCTTCAAAAGAGGAACTTGAAGAGATCAAAGAGGATGATAAGTTCTTTGAACCATCATTTCAACAGCTGTTAGCAGATCTTAAAGAAGAAAAGAGGAAGGAAGCTGAATTCAATATGAATGT ATTAACAAAAGTAGAAAAAGGTATGGCTAAGATGGACACTTTGATAAAAGATTTCAATGCCAGACAGCTGAAAGAattagaaaaagaagaagaagctGAGACAAGGAGAAAAGAAATGATGGAACTTGCTGAAGAATATTACGGCTATGCTGTTAAACCTAGAAGTCCAGAGTTTATCAAATTCatggaaatgaaaagaaatgaagaaaaagtgGCTAAAAAGGCACTAAAGCAGGCATCAAGAAATAAACGTTCTAGTCCTCAAATACAACAGGAAGCTGCTAAATCTTGA
- the LOC139486345 gene encoding nucleolar protein 58-like: MEWTAEKEETVHKVVAGFSEAIICVATFEFTYDQWANVEGDIRAAEDRESALIKELDKLKEHGTTEKEDLEREEYGLKVQDDTGNISDELKDLDEALNVAEQQMASIRSESQGAPMSAAEQQEALIKAEHQEESLSAPEHQEESLSAPEQLEASASAAEQEESMSVEEQKEACMKLTDVLGPTEKSPKNAGYLFQDIVQNSKQNGAISKQSKKDKKRIKRNIKKDEKLREKIAKKEEKVVQLHLKLVDQIMKRYNKDVKVQRKIEEQRRKKIVKIEIKAQKMLEKEMKRIKKVDAKDEKKKKTPIMVEKDKKHDTKKETENNKDQEMKEARNKDGVKAMKKNKTKKNKDEKKKESQTMENIDNGRKKNSISANIQAIFRIFSCKKRQEKDKAVV; this comes from the exons ATGGAGTGGACAGCAGAAAAAGAAGAAACAGTACATAAAGTAGTAGCTGGGTTCAGTGAAGCAATCATTTGTGTTGCGACATTTGAATTCACATACGATCAGTGGGCAAATGTAGAAGGAGACATAAGAGCAGCTGAGGATAGGGAATCTGCCCTGATAAAGGAGTTAG ACAAATTAAAAGAACATGGCACAACCGAAAAAGAAGATTTAGAAAGGGAAGAATATGGGTTGAAAGTTCAAGACGACACCGGTAATATATCTGACGAATTGAAAGACTTGGACGAGGCATTAAACGTGGCAGAACAGCAGATGGCATCTATAAGATCAGAAAGTCAAGGTGCACCTATGAGTGCAGCAGAGCAACAAGAGGCATTAATTAAAGCAGAACATCAAGAGGAATCTTTGAGTGCACCAGAACATCAAGAGGAATCTTTGAGTGCACCAGAACAGCTAGAGGCATCTGCGAGTGCAGCAGAACAAGAGGAATCTATGAGTGTAGAAGAACAAAAAGAGGCATGCATGAAATTAACAG atgttttaGGACCAACAGAAAAATCGCCAAAGAATGCCGGATATCTTTTCCAG GATATTGTCCAGAATTCTAAACAAAATGGAGCTATTAGCAAAcaatcaaaaaaggacaaaaagaggataaaaagaaatattaagaaAGACGAGAAATTAAGAGAAAAAATTGCTAAAAAAGAGGAAAAAGTTGTACAGTTGCACTTAAAGTTGGTAGATCAAATTATGAAAAGGTACAACAAGGACGTCAAAGTACAACGAAAAATAGAAGAACAGAGGAGAAAGAAGATTGTCAAGATTGAGATAAAAGCTCAAAAGATGTTGGAGAAAg AAATGAAAAGGATAAAGAAAGTAGATGCAAAAgatgaaaagaagaaaaagaccCCCATTATGGTTGAAAAGgacaaaaaacatgatacaaaGAAAGAGACAGAGAATAATAAGGATCAGGAGATGAAAGAGGCACGCAATAAAGATGGTGTAAAGGctatgaagaaaaacaaaacaaagaaaaacaaagatgAAAAGAAGAAAGAGTCCCAAACCATGGAAAACATTGATAATGGCAGAAAGAAAAACTCAATTTCAGCAAACATTCAGGCAATTTTTCGAATCTTTTCTTGCAAAAAACGTCAGGAAAAAGATAAAGCTGTAGTTTGA
- the LOC139486354 gene encoding surface protein P113-like, translating into MATTTTTTSTSTIPVTSSEKNITEFADATNTTLSSSTLITTILTNLTETTSSYLSNLTDITETTTPYNSNVTNFTESIPNATVSNSSIVSSEGLSVTELTNTTGNLSLGIVQFKERANDTEILDITSKLQTSTPFTYTERSDDVTIVIGILVPLVLVGIMLGICVCYQKYWKPRSFKKRRKERGKVSFNDNPVVTGDVIKSPRYSDSEECNKNVFAELPDKQDGFVTIDLSDNHKEENGGINSVVPSTTADNNISNQNLESICEKDELYMSDDEHHDRNRAESVEVKESVVKHYNDIDKVKDNGSGASSENNQVSDSSSINSKSVKNDHDINDDDIEKESPIEETNSIAETEEQSLKSEQNDVYIEKDATIEESISIGETEEQSSKSEQNDNDSDTSLSEENTKF; encoded by the exons ATGGCTACAACGACGACAACAACTTCAACATCAACAATACCAGTAACGTCTTCTGAAAAGAATATAACCGAATTTGCAGATGCCACCAATACCACTCTCTCATCATCAACATTGATAACAACAATTTTGACGAATCTAACTGAAACAACATCGTCATACCTTTCGAATTTAACCGATATTACTGAAACAACAACACCGTACAATTCAAATGTTACCAATTTCACTGAAAGCATACCGAATGCAACTGTATCAAACTCGTCCATTGTGTCTTCTGAAGGATTATCAGTAACCGAATTAACTAATACAACTGGAAATCTTTCTTTGGGTATAGTGCAATTTAAAGAAAGAGCAAATGACACGGAAATTCTGGATATAACATCAAAATTACAGACATCTACCCCGTTTACTTACACGGAACGTTCTGATGACGTGACGATTGTGATAGGTATTCTTGTGCCTTTAGTGCTTGTGGGTATTATGCTCGGAATATGTGTTTGTTATCAAAAATACTGGAAACC GAGAAGTTTTAAAAAGAGGAGGAAAGAAAGAGGGAAAGTCAGTTTTAATGATAATCCG gtGGTAACAGGAGATGTGATAAAATCTCCAAGATATTCAGATTCAGAAGAATGTAATAAGAACGTGTTTGCTGAATTACCCGACAAACAAGATGGTTTCGTGACGATAGATCTGTCTGATAACCATAAAGAGGAAAATGGTGGTATAAATAGTGTGGTACCATCTACTACAGCAGATAATAATATCAGTAATCAAAACTTAGAAAGTATATGCGAAAAAGACGAGTTATATATGAGTGATGATGAACATCATGATCGTAATAGAGCTGAAAGTGTTGAAGTTAAAGAAAGTGTAGTGAAACATTATAATGATATTGATAAAGTTAAGGATAATGGATCAGGGGCAAGTTCAGAAAATAACCAAGTTTCAGATAGTTCgtcaataaattcaaaaagtgttaaaaatgACCACGACATCAATGACGATGACATTGAAAAAGAATCACCGATAGAGGAAACTAATAGTATAGCAGAAACCGAAGAACAATCTTTGAAAAGTGAACAAAATGAtgtttacattgaaaaagacGCGACGATAGAAGAATCTATTAGTATTGGAGAAACAGAGGAACAATCTTCGAAAAGTGAACAAAATGATAATGACTCGGATACAAGTTTAAGTGaagaaaacacaaaattttaa
- the LOC139525761 gene encoding ATP-dependent DNA helicase RecQ-like has protein sequence MTKQAVRVRNLSGIVLTEVDVGENVLVAITYVDRGKGDPRNIKAVVTGKEEHGYQRGIKDGILLALYTRNQFQLSDSNFIAIQSKNDMCIALVISPLTSLMRTQTQALNRKGIKAVYLKDITSPSNFEDSLTNLSLVDVKEGKIDIIFSSPESLIGHERKLLLDLAKKNFIKTVFVDEAHCIKKFGLPDKKKKKLAYRPCYGRLDEIRSLVGGHVPVVALTATATEETKAVIKKQLCMDNCSEIMVNPDKKNVTYWVHNLPSDDICTNFPPADVSIIVIS, from the exons ATGACAAAACAAGCTGTCAGGGTGAGAAATCTATCGGGAATAGTTTTGACAGAGGTGGATGTTGGAGAGAATGTATTAGTTGCAATTACCTATGTGGATCGAGGGAAAGGAGACCCGCGTAACATTAAGGCTGTTGTTACTGGAAAGGAAGAGCATGGTTATCAACGGGGAATTAAAGATGGAATACTACTTGCACTTTACACCAGGAATCAGTTTCAACTGTCTGACAGTAACTTTATTGCTATTCAATCT aaGAATGATATGTGTATTGCACTTGTTATTTCGCCTCTAACATCTTTAATGCGTACACAGACTCAAGCATTGAATAGAAAAGGTATTAAAGCAGTATATTTGAAGGACATTACCTCACCATCTAATTTTGAAGACAGCCTAACAAATCTTTCCTTAGTAGATGTAAAGGAAGGCAAAATTGACATTATTTTCTCCAGTCCAGAGTCACTTATTGGACATGAAAGAAAATTACTATTGGATTTGGCAAAGAAAAATTTTATCAAGACAGTATTTGTAGATGAAGCTCACTGCATAAAAAAGTt tgGGCTTCCAgataagaagaagaagaaattgGCATATAGACCATGTTATGGCCGACTTGACGAAATTCGTTCACTTGTTGGGGGTCATGTACCAGTAGTGGCTCTAACAGCAACAGCTACAGAGGAAACCAAAGCTGTCATTAAAAAGCAACTTTGTATGGATAACTGCTCTGAGATTATGGTAAATCCCGACAAAAAGAATGTAACATACTGGGTACATAATTTACCTTCAGATGATATTTGCACCAATTTTCCTcctgcagatgtcagtataattgtaatctcctag